In Zalophus californianus isolate mZalCal1 chromosome 17, mZalCal1.pri.v2, whole genome shotgun sequence, one DNA window encodes the following:
- the LOC113936480 gene encoding nitric oxide synthase-interacting protein, which translates to MTRHGKNCTAGAVYTYHEKKKDTAASGYGTQNIRLSRDAVKDFDCCCLSLQPCHDPVVTSDGYLYEREAILEYILHQKKEIARQMKAYEKQRGARREEQRGLQRAAAQDQVRGFLEKEAAIVSRPLNPFTPKAASGSSPDDARPGSSAGPTGKDKDKALPSFWIPSLTPEAKATKLEKPSRTVTCPMSGKPLRMSDLTPVRFTPLDSSVDRVGLITRSERYVCAVTRDSLSNATPCAVLRPSGAVVTLECVEKLIRKDMVDPVNGEKLTDRDIIVLQRGGTGFAGSGVKLQAEKSRPVMQA; encoded by the exons aTGACACGGCATGGCAAGAACTGCACGGCAGGAGCTGTCTACACCTACCACGAGAAGAAGAAGGACACAG CGGCCTCGGGCTACGGGACCCAGAACATTCGCCTGAGCCGGGATGCCGTCAAGGACTTCGATTGCTGCTGCCTCTCTCTGCAGCCCTGCCATGACCCTGTCGTCAC CTCGGATGGCTATCTGTATGAGCGGGAGGCAATTCTGGAGTACATTTTGCACCAGAAGAAGGAGATCGCCCGGCAGATGAAG GCCTATGAGAAGCAGCGGGGGGCCCGACGTGAGGAGCAGAGGGGCCTGCAGCGGGCTGCGGCCCAGGACCAGGTGCGGGGCTTCCTAGAGAAGGAGGCGGCCATCGTGAGCCGGCCCCTCAACCCCTTCACGCCCAAGGCCGCTTCGGGGAGCAGCCCAG ATGATGCCCGACCTGGGTCCAGTGCAGGCCCCACAGGCAAGGACAAGGACAAAGCGCTGCCCAGCTTCTGGATCCCGTCCCTGACCCCCGAGGCCAAGGCCACCAAGCTGGAGAAGCCT TCGCGCACCGTGACCTGCCCAATGTCCGGGAAGCCACTGCGCATGTCGGACCTGACCCCCGTGCGCTTCACGCCGCTCGACAGCTCCGTGGACCGCGTGGGGCTCATCACTCGCAGTGAACGCTACGTGTGCGCTGTGACCCGCGACAGCCTGAGCAACGCCACGCCTTGCGCCGTGCTGCGGCCCTC TGGGGCCGTGGTCACTCTGGAGTGCGTGGAGAAGCTGATTCGGAAAGACATGGTAGACCCCGTGAACGGGGAGAAGCTGACGGACCGCGACATCATCGTGCTGCAGCGG ggcgGCACAGGCTTCGCGGGCTCCGGAGTGAAGCTGCAGGCTGAGAAGTCGAGGCCGGTGATGCAGGCCTGA